From the Sebastes fasciatus isolate fSebFas1 chromosome 3, fSebFas1.pri, whole genome shotgun sequence genome, one window contains:
- the LOC141764892 gene encoding microtubule-associated serine/threonine-protein kinase 3-like: MDQQTEFPVEDLPQATRALKFIQLQLMELSKDCGNKLQNGQVSPNCFVELETKLEKILHETRAACKPPPTKPVKTDFDIIKLVSSGAFGTINLVRHKETKQAFAMKQIALQYPSQRDAVLLERDILTYLDHPLVVPMFCSFETVSHMYMTMEYVGGGDFAALLHYNGRFHVDVARFYMAELVLAVEYIHSYGILHRDLKPSNLLISTDGHIKVADFGLSKFGSDSTAAFMTESERRRNAREFSDLETCGTPEFMAPEVFLQTGYGKPVDWWATGVILYNFLYSVTPFSGSNSEQIGVRVTKNDIHWPDAGSPQLDVARRLISRLLQKDPVKRLGTRGASEVKRQPFFRGVNWKNLPYETPPYVPDVENEEDTCCFPVCPPMLPHASADCDDDQTVSPAEQTDFCTVTFRFNKVYGSPMPLSPCTPMIRVLLSEKPGHSEAKEGQHKIKVFGADLSLIDFSEQRQAALRQSRRGESQCDPTPSPPPHHVSPVQMDPAFDEGFFYEEDFSSMLFREASLRLSGRDESQCDSTPSPAPHHASPVQMDSACDEDFVVVDFSNIYFSEQSQASLQQSGQVESQCDSTPSPAPHNASPVQMDPVEQWKNARAMTCSRSPGPLRSSSSSRSSRPKTVATRRRTI; encoded by the exons ATGGATCAACAGACAGAGTTTCCAGTCGAAGACCTGCCCCAGGCCACCCGGGCCCTGAAGTTCATCCAGCTCCAGCTGATGGAGCTCTCCAAAGACTGTGGCAACAAGCTGCAGAACGGTCAGGTCAGCCCCAACTGCTTTGTGGAGCTGGAAACAAAACTGGAGAAGATTCTCCACGAG ACCCGCGCAGCCTGCAAGCCTCCTCCGACAAAACCGGTGAAGACGGACTTTGACATCATCAAACTGGTTTCCAGTGGCGCCTTTGG GACTATAAACCTTGTGCGCCACAAGGAGACTAAGCAGGCGTTTGCGATGAAGCAGATTGCACTGCAATACCCAAGCCAGAGAGATGCGGTTCTGTTGGAACGAGACATCCTCACCTACCTTGACCACCCTCTCGTCGTGCCCATGTTCTGCTCGTTTGAGACAGTGAGCCACATGTACATGACGATGGAGTATGTGGGAG GTGGGGATTTTGCAGCCTTGCTGCACTACAATGGCCGTTTTCATGTAGACGTGGCCCGTTTCTACATGGCAGAACTTGTCTTGGCTGTGGAGTACATCCACAGCTACGGCATCCTGCACAGGGATCTCAAACCCAGCAA TCTGTTGATCAGCACAGACGGACACATCAAGGTGGCTGACTTCGGGCTGTCCAAGTTTGGGTCAGACAGCACGGCAGCCTTCATGACTGAATCAGAGCGTCGACGAAATGCCAGAGAGTTCTCCGACTTAGAG ACATGCGGCACGCCTGAGTTCATGGCCCCAGAAGTGTTCCTACAGACGGGCTATGGGAAGCCAGTAGACTGGTGGGCCACAGGAGTTATTCTCTATAATTTCCTGTACAGCGTAACACCTTTCTCTGGCTCGAATTCAGAACAGATTGGTGTCCGTGTGACCAAAA ATGATATCCACTGGCCAGATGCGGGATCTCCCCAGCTTGATGTTGCCAGGCGGCTCATCAGTCGTCTCTTGCAGAAGGACCCTGTGAAGCGTCTGGGTACAC GAGGAGCCAGTGAGGTGAAAAGACAACCGTTCTTCCGGGGTGTGAACTGGAAGAACCTCCCCTATGAGACGCCTCCATATGTCCCTGATGTGGAAAATGAGGAGGACACCTGCTGTTTTCCAG TGTGTCCTCCAATGCTGCCCCACGCATCCGCTGATTGTGATGATGACCAGACCGTATCACCTGCGGAACAAACAGACTTCTGCACTGTTACCTTCCGCTTCAACAAG GTGTACGGCAGCCCAATGCCCCTGTCCCCCTGCACGCCAATGATTCGGGTCCTGTTGTCAGAAAAGCCAGGACACAGCGAGGCAAAGGAGGGGCAGCATAAAATTAAGGTGTTTGGGGCGGACTTAAGCCTCATTGATTTCAGTGAACAGAGACAAGCCGCTCTCCGACAAAGTAGACGGGGCGAAAGTCAATGTGACCCCACCCCTTCACCTCCCCCCCACCACGTCTCCCCAGTCCAAATGGACCCAGCATTTGATGAAGGTTTCTTTTACGAAGAGGACTTCAGCAGCATGCTTTTCAGGGAAGCCTCTCTCCGGCTAAGTGGACGGGACGAAAGTCAATGTGACTCCACCCCTTCACCTGCCCCCCACCACGCCTCTCCAGTCCAAATGGACTCAGCATGTGATGAAGATTTTGTGGTGGTGGACTTCAGCAACATCTATTTCAGTGAACAGAGCCAAGCTTCTCTCCAACAAAGCGGACAGGTCGAAAGTCAATGTGACTCCACCCCTTCGCCTGCTCCCCACAACGCCTCTCCAGTCCAAATGGACCCAGTGGAACAGTGGAAGAATGCCCGAGCAATGACCTGCTCGAGGTCACCCGGACCCTTACGTTCATCCAGCTCCAGCAGATCTAGCAGGCCAAAGACTGTGGCAACACGCCGCAGAACGATCTAG